From a single Aspergillus puulaauensis MK2 DNA, chromosome 2, nearly complete sequence genomic region:
- a CDS encoding uncharacterized protein (COG:S;~EggNog:ENOG410Q2P3;~TransMembrane:1 (o769-788i)), translating into MVTYQRNRGYASVLEPEYGDLEIRCTWSGEYDEFVNVKISLEVKCVPSTQLQLLNVRGPGIFLDEKFLERVSETEYHTDSEELGTPRSPLFGFSPLAHNRNRDTGLKPRDESMFDDIRTPYARPTLQKSEETPAASESIHCNLKTHNTEPALASHVPSVSYMRPSRSPESENERLIRSRKRSATDADFPDSGSDEDCERGGSLKDVTNRKARQLNAVAPTGAGDQNTEKPNSDSISRREIACPRSPRKPGPTKIPSLIAPNENINPGSPPRLPGTGVSTTQSVGVFGQSSFKARQAQTPSLIPKASSAGYSDNSMSMKPAESAVGSYFTNEDVSENSATAAGTAHIRSAGEARVRFRLPSDRTRETESLDGRPSSVTSRDIRTEPEETNIDFKGINDEAKLCYSPGSLGESNCCGKYAEIEQPGPSDQPEVEETDGLVLLKNSERVRPATFKVSITMAIYVTLQNIKGWNDFEIPGIPKTGPSRIGVLLFRMPDNHGLEIRTTNVNRATFVEDCLVAEFSNSGSLVLPLRRCDREYCGNIADFTVDQEIVSHNTVKAATASNGSDNSVIQVRSHAVCYIALYNRCFWSKRCTIFLYVDGGPDGYFECDVTSQKHAMKKIFIEANDNTPMGVSRIQITCSPTNMNTFYVKWAMEFPGQRAAYWVPRIYPTSYKSHERRQESLRYSLLEVLNDPSYLCSGVETTEVEYDSDSEYTQSYEHIEIVSERANDGPEDTPFQRNAEQSFLSHIEWALQSRLACYCQNPKSLLKQVLVGVFCFAFLRLTFLRLAFGVPANFLNLGQTLSPLTQAPLQDRAQTSQVAWSPSEKLCEKVQENVHDQVSSNTGPEILDVLNGYRIVNVDAEEMKEFVGKEEEQPKEDVGMEPGADGHEHEKSPISFRDKIDYWLGWSGPV; encoded by the exons ATGGTCACTTACCAGAGGAATCGCGGCTACGCCTCCGTCCTAGAGCCTGAGTACGGTGATCTGGAGATTCGTTGCACGTGGAGTGGAGAGTACGATGAATTCGTAAATGTCAAGATTTCTCTCGAG GTCAAATGTGTCCCCAGTACGCAATTACAACTGCTAAACGTGCGAGGTCCGGGCATATTCCTTGATGAAAAGTTTCTGGAACGTGTTTCAGAGACAGAATATCACACGGATAGTGAAGAGCTTGGCACCCCCCGGAGCCCTTTATTCGGTTTCTCCCCTCTTGCGCACAACCGAAACCGTGATACAGGGTTGAAGCCTCGCGATGAAAGTATGTTCGATGATATTCGTACGCCTTACGCTAGACCGACGTTACAAAAGAGCGAAGAGACACCAGCGGCTAGCGAAAGCATTCACTGTAATCTGAAAACCCACAACACTGAACCCGCACTGGCCAGCCATGTACCCTCAGTGTCATATATGAGACCCTCGCGCTCCCCCGAGTCAGAGAACGAGAGGCTGATTAGATCGCGAAAGAGGAGCGCTACTGATGCCGATTTCCCCGATTCTGGTTCTGATGAGGATTGTGAACGTGGTGGATCATTAAAGGACGTGACAAACCGCAAGGCTCGCCAATTGAATGCGGTTGCTCCAACTGGGGCAGGAGATCAAAACACAGAAAAACCGAATTCAGATTCCATTAGCCGCAGAGAAATCGCTTGCCCTAGAAGCCCAAGGAAACCAGGGCCAACGAAAATACCCAGTCTAATTGCACCCAATGAAAACATTAACCCCGGGAGTCCGCCGAGATTACCTGGCACGGGAGTGTCAACCACTCAAAGTGTGGGAGTGTTTGGACAGTCTTCTTTCAAAGCTAGGCAAGCTCAAACTCCCAGCCTCATCCCTAAGGCGAGTTCAGCAGGTTATTCAGATAATTCTATGTCAATGAAGCCCGCTGAATCCGCCGTAGGGTCCTATTTTACAAACGAAGATGTCTCTGAAAACTCTGCGACAGCGGCTGGTACTGCTCATATAAGGTCAGCGGGGGAAGCTCGAGTCCGCTTTCGACTACCCAGTGATAGGACGAGAGAGACTGAAAGTCTTGATGGCCGGCCATCGTCTGTCACATCTAGAGACATACGAACGGAGCCCGAGGAAACGAACATAGATTTCAAGGGCATCAATGATGAGGCGAAGCTGTGTTACTCACCGGGGAGCTTGGGAGAGTCCAACTGTTGTGGGAAGTATGCTGAAATTGAACAACCAGGGCCATCCGATCAGCCAGAGGTGGAAGAAACTGATGGACTCGTATTGCTCAAAAACTCCGAAAGAGTACGCCCAGCAACATTCAAGGTCAGCATAACTATGGCCATCTATGTAACACTTCAGAATATTAAAGGATGGAACGATTTTGAAATCCCTGGGATTCCAAAAACGGGCCCCAGTAGGATTGGGGTTCTCCTGTTCCGTATGCCCGACAACCACGGCCTAGAGATTCGGACGACCAATGTTAACAGAGCAACGTTTGTGGAAGATTGTCTCGTTGCCGAGTTTTCTAACTCCGGAAGTCTGGTGCTCCCCCTTCGTCGATGCGATAGGGAATACTGTGGCAATATTGCTGACTTCACCGTGGACCAAGAGATCGTTTCCCACAATACAGTCAAGGCGGCGACGGCCAGTAACGGGAGTGACAATTCGGTCATCCAGGTGAGGTCCCATGCAGTGTGCTACATAGCGCTATATAACCGCTGTTTTTGGAGCAAGAGGTGTACCATCTTCCTTTATGTGGATGGAGGCCCAGATGGCTATTTCGAATGTGACGTGACTTCTCAGAAACacgcaatgaagaagatttTTATCGAGGCCAACGATAACACCCCCATGGGAGTCTCGCGTATCCAGATTACCTGCTCTCCCACGAACATGAATACTTTCTACGTGAAATGGGCAATGGAGTTTCCCGGACAAAGAGCAGCATATTGGGTTCCACGCATATACCCAACATCATACAAATCTCATGAGCGTCGGCAAGAATCCTTGCGGTATTCGTTACTAGAAGTATTAAATGATCCATCATATCTGTGCTCCGGAGTCGAGACTACAGAAGTTGAATATGACAGTGATAGCGAATATACTCAAAGCTATGAGCACATTGAGATAGTGTCTGAACGAGCAAACGATGGACCGGAAGATACGCCTTTTCAGCGAAACGCAGAGCAGTCATTTCTATCCCATATTGAATGGGCACTTCAGTCACGGCTTGCATGTTACTGCCAGAATCCCAAAAGTCTTTTGAAACAAGTTTTGGTCGGTGTATtctgctttgcttttctgCGGCTCACTTTTTTACGGCTTGCTTTTGGTGTGCCTGCGAATTTTCTCAATCTCGGACAGACTTTATCTCCGCTAACTCAAGCGCCCCTACAAGACCGGGCACAAACAAGTCAGGTAGCGTGGTCTCCATCGGAGAAGTTGTGCGAGAAAGTCCAGGAAAACGTCCATGACCAAGTCTCATCTAACACCGGTCCCGAAATTTTGGATGTGTTGAACGGATATAGAATCGTCAACGTGGATGCGGAAGAGATGAAGGAGTTCgtgggcaaggaagaagaacagcccAAGGAGGATGTTGGGATGGAGCCGGGAGCAGACGGCCATGAGCACGAGAAATCCCCGATTTCGTTCAGGGACAAAATTGATTATTGGCTTGGTTGGTCGGGTCCTGTTTGA
- the NRK1 gene encoding ribosylnicotinamide kinase (BUSCO:EOG09264DMU;~COG:F;~EggNog:ENOG410PNJS;~InterPro:IPR027417,IPR026681;~go_function: GO:0050262 - ribosylnicotinamide kinase activity [Evidence IEA];~go_process: GO:0034356 - NAD biosynthesis via nicotinamide riboside salvage pathway [Evidence IEA]): protein MTKTSIVALSGPSSSGKTTLARLLQRIFSNHPEQQISTFIIHEDDFYHPDDKIPYTTTPSGTPIQDWDCLEALDINFLNSALRYVHEHGHLPPRLRSKEDLNDVSPGSGVAEALVEELRAHVSGRAGEILSSSSSHPVTLAILEGFLLYAPPRTENGGERHGLRGVHDQIDVRFFLPAPYDLVKERREKRSGYVTIGPAPGPELPQRSSASASDDGKGGEEVDLEEEDDRPPQNFWTDPPGYVDDIVWPRYVRDHAWLLLPEEEGTGLEPLSSTANTDDLVKRVGQGINVRADAGVTVAPGQGALPMPDLLKWAVEKVLNHLEQRNKTR from the exons ATGACAAAAACATCCATAGTCGCCCTCTCAGGGCCCTCCTCAAGCGGGAAGACTACCCTCgcccgccttcttcagcgcatcttctccaaccATCCAGAGCAGCAGATATCAACGTTTATAATCCACGAAGATGACTTTTACCACCCTGATGACAA AATCCCCTACACAACAACCCCCTCGGGGACCCCAATCCAAGATTGGGACTGCCTTGAGGCACTGGACATCAATTTTTTAAACTCGGCACTCCGTTACGTCCACGAACACGGACATCTCCCACCCCGACTGCGCTCGAAGGAAGACCTAAATGATGTTTCTCCTGGCTCGGGCGTTGCAGAGGCCCTTGTTGAGGAGCTGAGGGCCCATGTCTCTGGGCGGGCTGGGGAGATCttatcttcttcatcttcacatCCTGTAACGCTAGCGATTTTGGAAGGATTCCTCCTGTATGCGCCTCCGCGGACCGAAAATGGAGGAGAACGGCATGGCCTGCGCGGTGTACATGACCAAATCGATGTGCGGTTTTTTCTGCCCGCACCGTATGATCTTGTTAAGgagcggagggagaagaggagtgGGTATGTGACTATTGGGCCCGCGCCAGGGCCGGAACTACCACAGAGGTCATcagcctcggcctcggatGATGGGAAAGGTGGCGAGGAggtggatttggaggaggaggatgatcGGCCACCGCAGAATTTCTGGACGGACCCGCCGGGTTATGTGGATGATATTGTTTGGCCGCGTTATGTGAGGGACCATGCGTGGTTGTTGCTTccggaagaggaagggacGGGATTGGAGCCTCTGTCTTCAACTGCTAATACAGACGATCTGGTTAAAAGGGTTGGTCAGGGCATCAACGTGAGGGCGGACGCTGGAGTCACTGTTGCTCCAGGCCAGGGTGCTCTCCCAATGCCAGATTTGTTGAAGTGGGCAGTTGAAAAGGTATTGAATCATCTGGAACAGAGAAACAAGACTCGGTAA
- a CDS encoding putative HMG box transcriptional regulator (COG:K;~EggNog:ENOG410QDNX;~InterPro:IPR009071,IPR036910;~PFAM:PF00505,PF09011), whose translation MSDHRMDKTPSYRYSESLPQVNLLSLHRSRVGVDKNPTSPSASSTLEASKPAPGLPTKSLPMRDQSSISERSSSSSPVKSAAPGPRESVTQFCLCQPDPKIPRPRNAFILYRQHYQGAVVAQNPGLANPDISKIIGEQWRKLPQATKDEWKALAEEEKARHQQQYPEYRYQPRRYGRDGTSRSLSSGLSHNPPGSTICNRCGGRIMNPPASPDTVFGSTSGSSVSSGRASQGDVGSARSSYSADQRVMKHGSHGEHRLSRSRQWEESEARSPDSKRRRTNPMPFRTDFHRDKSPPESPYAMTSYGSRTDSLSARGMGHAVQAPRDLRPVKEHPQPDPSLKLPPLQTAASMAGSATPVTPFSAADGFSVEAAVMNIPFLNKIKLLAKISPQLPLSFREGESPRRGPVIAVDGQDSTLVKTVTEYLSTALQKEGKFQSRIFDGPEINQQKREGSAEPEEMGDKQVEYFNRISKWHQISDEIKSFVKSEPSRRSAEPGSGNEAGGSPGVSPRTIITKTTDIQMSSPPASSENGSETSSSPPGTVVPSSLPVALVPRYQLTTADAYACMVPIADSYNIPDHWQWMASLWRGAVGPDITVYIRDCDAQEMKHAGNPVDIRLQDAKTVVVRKLANSPNEIEEKVLKRLGFEIEDYLTQ comes from the exons ATGTCTGACCACCGAATGGACAAGACTCCGTCCTATCGCTATTCCGAAAGCCTGCCTCAGGTCAACCTCCTGTCTCTCCATCGGTCTCGTGTTGGCGTGGACAAGAACCCGACTAGTccctcagcttcatcaaccTTGGAGGCCTCCAAGCCGGCGCCAGGTCTGCCAACAAAGTCCCTCCCGATGCGGGATCAGTCATCAATATCCGAGCGTTCCTCATCTTCTAGCCCGGTCAAGTCGGCGGCTCCAGGACCAAGAGAGTCGGTCACTCAGTTCTGTCTCTGTCAACCAGACCCTAAAATCCCTCGACCTCGCAATG CCTTTATTCTCTATCGCCAACACTACCAGGGAGCAGTAGTAGCTCAGAACCCTGGCTTAGCTAACCCCGACATCTCAAAAATAATTGGTGAACAATGGAGAAAACTTCCACAAGCGACCAAGGATGAGTGGAAAGCTTTGGCAGAG GAGGAAAAAGCTCGGCATCAGCAGCAGTACCCTGAGTACCGATACCAGCCTCGTCGTTATGGTCGTGATGGAACCTCAAGGAGCTTGAGCTCGGGGCTCAGTCATAATCCTCCCGGCTCCACAATCTGTAACCGATGTGGAGGCAGGATCATGAACCCACCTGCTTCCCCAGACACTGTCTTTGGTTCAACTTCCGGCAGTTCGGTGTCGAGTGGGAGAGCCTCCCAAGGGGATGTGGGATCAGCTCGGAGCAGTTATAGTGCGGATCAAAGGGTCATGAAACATGGGAGCCATGGAGAGCACCGCCTCTCCCGCTCACGCCAGTGGGAGGAAAGCGAAGCTCGGTCCCCCGATTCAAAAAGGCGTCGAACAAACCCCATGCCATTTAGGACGGACTTCCATCGCGATAAGAGCCCTCCGGAGTCACCATACGCGATGACATCATACGGCAGCCGCACAGATAGCTTAAGTGCACGAGGGATGGGTCATGCAGTGCAAGCACCACGGGATCTTCGCCCAGTGAAAGAGCATCCGCAGCCAGATCCCAGCCTGAAGCTTCCACCGTTGCAGACAGCTGCCTCCATGGCAGGTTCAGCAACACCAGTCACTCCATTTTCAGCAGCAGATGGTTTCAGCGTAGAAGCGGCGGTTATGAACATCCCGTTTCTCAATAAAATCAAACTCCTGGCAAAAATATcacctcaacttcctttGTCCTTCCGTGAAGGAGAGTCTCCTCGCCGTGGTCCCGTGATCGCCGTAGATGGGCAGGATTCGACATTAGTGAAGACGGTAACGGAATACCTAAGCACCGCACTGCAAAAGGAAGGCAAATTTCAGTCTCGCATCTTTGACGGTCCTGAGATTAACCAACAGAAACGAGAAGGTAGTGCAGAGCCCGAAGAGATGGGCGACAAGCAGGTTGAGTATTTCAACCGCATCTCCAAGTGGCACCAGATCTCGGATGAGATCAAAAGCTTCGTCAAGTCGGAGCCATCGCGTCGCTCCGCAGAACCCGGCTCAGGGAACGAAGCTGGCGGTTCTCCCGGTGTCTCACCACGAACCATTATTACCAAGACGACAGATATACAGATGAGTTCACCGCCGGCGTCCAGCGAGAATGGGTCAGAGACTTCATCGTCCCCGCCAGGGACTGTTGTCCCTAGTTCTCTGCCTGTAGCATTAGTCCCGCGGTACCAACTTACGACGGCCGATGCATATGCATGCATGGTGCCTATTGCCGATTCTTATAACATCCCGGATCATTGGCAGTGGATGGCATCCTTATGGCGCGGAGCAGTTGGGCCTGATATCACAGTATATATTAGGGATTGCGATGCGCAAGAGATGAAGCACGCCGGTAATCCTGTTGATATCCGCCTACAGGATGCAAAAACTGTTGTCGTTCGGAAACTTGCAAATTCTCCGAATGAGATCGAGGAGAAAGTCCTCAAGCGGCTAGGCTTCGAGATTGAAGACTACCTTACTCAGTAG
- the vosA gene encoding protein vosA (COG:S;~EggNog:ENOG410PQQK;~InterPro:IPR038491,IPR021740,IPR037525) yields MSAANYPDPSLPRPSQSDDFDLIVRQHPSRARVAGGKEKERKPVDPPPIVQIRVREEGTYLAQHYLQSPYFFMCCSLYDAQDDPPSPISPSTALTGTLVSSLHRLKDVDNTDGGFFVWGDLSIKIEGEFRLKFTLFEMRKTEVVCLKSILSDRFTVSPPKSFPGMAESTFLSRSFADQGVKLRIRKEPRTLIKRSAPRPEEFPQTLPPRSPTERSSMQIPGSTYPAPTYQTANREYPYYAPVKRQRTSVDYGRGMYDTDGRMRQMEAYPQTAALYGQSGGYPNPMMGYPSGHPGVPDYTMPYGLPPSTQVPQMQDPAAQSRSSQQATMQSLGMVNQPGTPTPDSARAMMQQGYPRSQYSASSAVLPPLQQSRNYPQGTNGTAARGYFEQSPQATPILPSQPLAGNEADRYGVAPGHTGFEHPGSANGTPR; encoded by the exons ATGAGTGCGGCGAACTATCCTGATCCCTCCCTTCCCCGCCCTTCTCAGAG TGATGACTTCGACTTGATCGTCCGCCAGCACCCTAGTCGGGCGCGCGTGGCCGGCGGGAAGGAGAAAG AGCGCAAGCCGGTTGATCCACCGCCGATTGTGCAAATTAGGGtgagggaagaagggactTATCTCGCTCA ACATTACCTGCAGAGTCCTTATTTTTTCATGTGCTGCAGTCTATACGATGCTCAAGATGATCCCCCATCTCCCATTTCGCCTTCTACTGCGTTGACTGGAACTTTGGTCTCGTCGTTGCATCGGCTGAAGGATGTAGACAACACAG ATGGTGGTTTCTTCGTATGGGGCGATCTGTCTATTAAAATCGAAGGAGAATTTCGGCTGAAATTCACGCTCTTCGAAATGCGAAA GACGGAAGTTGTTTGTTTGAAGTCCATCCTCTCAGATCGGTTCACTG TCTCGCCGCCCAAAAGTTTCCCGGGAATGGCTGAATCAACCTTCCTTTCCAGGTCCTTTGCGGATCAGGGGGTGAAACTTCGGATTCGAAAAGAACCAAGGACACTAAT AAAGAGATCAGCACCACGGCCAGAAGAGTTCCCTCAAACTCTTCCTCCGCGTTCTCCTACGGAGCGTTCATCCATGCAAATTCCTGGAAGCACATATCCGGCGCCCACTTATCAGACCGCAAATAGAGAATATCCGTACTATGCGCCTGTAAAGCGTCAGAGAACATCGGTCGATTATGGCAGAGGAATGTATGATACGGATGGACGGATGCGCCAAATGGAGGCATACCCCCAGACGGCGGCCTTGTATGGACAATCAGGGGGATATCCAAACCCCATGATGGGATATCCCTCAGGACACCCTGGAGTCCCCGACTACACG ATGCCGTATGGGCTTCCGCCGTCTACCCAGGTACCCCAGATGCAAGATCCTGCTGCCCAAAGTCGTTCAAGTCAACAGGCCACAATGCAGTCACTAGGGATGGTGAACCAGCCGGGTACACCT ACTCCCGATTCGGCTCGAGCGATGATGCAACAGGGTTATCCCCGGTCGCAGTACTCAGCTAGTTCTGCAGTGCTTCCACCCTTGCAACAGAGCCGCAATTATCCGCAGGGCACGAACGGCACAGCAGCGCGAGGTTATTTTGAGCAGTCACCGCAAGCAACGCCAATACTTCCTTCACAGCCACTTGCAGGGAACGAAGCTGATCGATATGGTGTCGCGCCAGGCCACACCGGGTTCGAACACCCAGGTTCCGCAAACGGAACTCCTCGGTGA
- a CDS encoding DEAD/DEAH box helicase (COG:K,L;~EggNog:ENOG410QDFQ;~InterPro:IPR038718,IPR000330,IPR027417,IPR014001, IPR001650;~PFAM:PF00176,PF00271;~go_function: GO:0005524 - ATP binding [Evidence IEA]) — protein sequence MILGPNHQEICHDSFSVASDGVSHLKSSNTTHPGASHGPTVIMGSAQHLKPPSLHNTSGGNTNPASSSATSVVPKSLVHTPKTEMALLLENLDSFIAVGVLEKPSADLEGINPANGFPGAEIANLEKHNWIRTTTHKNPQISNVSHVRVYVLPDDVGRKFIPRSSTGLRRALKIVMSRVDPSPKAWAGEEMSDERIVNFSPVSADDESLWYIFNTLQDPSPAVETMRNPYAKQAMQDMLSTTSPYQNEAEEGKTFTGVLGLTTPLYPYQRRSAATMIQREVQPHQMLDPRLQSCMSPTGQEYYYDRERGNIVREKKMYSEACGGILAETMGCGKTLICLAVILATRGHFPQIPLEYQSMQNLERPRTGSLLEMTAATAGRLSVPWKAHFDHLAEMGEIYDRCIKACETNRGSYAITPSTGRYTGRAAVESPRLAEQRIHLCSGTLIIVPPNLLDHWIGEIEVHTEGLKVFTLRSTADVIQSSEELFAYDIVLFSRTRFEKEADDKKPSPLTKLHWLRVIVDEGHNVAGHGHKTTMTHLLDQISVERRWVVSGTPSSGLYGVEVSLASQETHTTDTDLTEATTAVLRGRKKTGKSVDNEFKDLDKLRLIVVEFLGLKPWSNSRNDDPANWTTYIKPVGPDGKRRKAPSLRATLQSLVVRHQLDVIHNEIPLPRLHNKVVHLEPTFYDKLSLNLFIFILAVNAVTSERQDQDYMFHPRNRKHLSRVISNLRQAGFWWAGSDFELQGTVDVAVKYLEDNREKMSKYDIAILTQGIAIAQIALDSGGWNGFKKMHELGVFVSNFPPEARNFWALDPAQSNREPLLLGISQARLAQQFVTKHLGACDPAEGLAGAGIKIRSELSNREGFDASTTPKKTTPESPVKSKAKETFLKGFYKELSPESPLIRTELIATASAKLTYLLDQVQEHHKEEKIIIFYDNNNSAYWIAEGLELLGIDFRIYANTLKPALREEYLTLFRESDHIRVLLMDLRQASHGLHIAHASRVYIVNPIWQPNIESQAIKRAHRIGQTRPVFVETLVLRGTLEDKILQRRKAMSDTEIQNDLLDDSTMSSIIRHERFLPMPFHESLASLAYLKHPTGFFDKHHLPVPDSAGANTGAGPEYKIPTTPPKRKRSVNLGFNLEPDLLTPKRRRTPPRLQFRDANGIIMNSPSPRRSVTPTPTTLFNLP from the exons ATGATTCTGGGTCCTAACCATCAAGAGATATGTCATGATTCTTTTTCCGTTGCCTCAGATGGGGTATCTCATCTCAAG AGTAGCAACACAACACACCCTGGGGCCTCTCATGGCCCCACTGTCATTATGGGCTCTGCTCAACACCTGAAGCCCCCTTCTCTCCACAACACCTCGGGGGGCAATACTAACCCAGCATCAAGCTCTGCAACTTCTGTGGTCCCCAAGTCCTTGGTACATACTCCCAAGACCGAGATGGCGCTCTTACTTGAAAACTTGGACTCTTTTATTGCTGTCGGTGTTTTGGAGAAGCCGAGTGCGGATCTCGAGGGTATTAACCCTGCCAACGGATTCCCTGGTGCGGAAATCGCCAACCTAGAGAAGCACAACTGGATAAGGACTACGACTCATAAGAATCCACAAATCAGTAACGTTTCTCATGTCCGAGTTTATGTTTTGCCTGACGATGTTGGACGGAAGTTCATCCCGCGGTCTAGCACCGGGCTGAGAAGAGCGCTCAAGATCGTGATGTCCAGGGTGGATCCTTCACCAAAGGCttgggctggagaagagatGTCGGATGAGAGGATAGTGAATTTTTCTCCCGTGAGCGCCGACGATGAGTCTCTGTGGTATATCTTCAATACCCTTCAGGATCCGAGCCCTGCTGTGGAGACGATGCGAAACCCATATGCCAAACAGGCCATGCAGGATATGCTTTCCACAACTTCTCCATATCAAAACGAGgctgaagaaggaaagacatTTACTGGTGTTTTGGGGCTCACGACCCCGCTGTATCCATATCAGCGCCGTTCCGCGGCCACGATGATTCAGCGTGAAGTGCAACCGCATCAAATGCTTGATCCACGACTACAGTCCTGTATGAGCCCGACAGGTCAGGAATACTACTATGACAGAGAAAGGGGGAATATTGTGCGGGAGAAGAAAATGTATTCGGAAGCCTGTGGGGGAATTCTCGCCGAGACTATGGGCTGCGGCAAAACTTTGATTTGTCTGGCTGTGATTTTGGCTACTCGTGGCCACTTCCCGCAAATTCCTCTTGAGTATCAGTCTATGCAAAACCTAGAGAGACCTCGAACAGGTAGCCTTCTCGAGATGACGGCGGCAACTGCTGGTCGATTGTCCGTGCCGTGGAAAGCGCATTTTGACCACTTGGCTGAGATGGGAGAGATTTACGATAGGTGCATTAAAGCCTGCGAGACCAACCGTGGCTCGTATGCTATTACTCCTTCTACAGGGAGATATACAGGCCGTGCGGCGGTCGAATCTCCTCGTTTGGCTGAACAGCGCATCCATCTTTGTTCTGGGACCCTAATAATCGTGCCTCCTAACCTCCTGGATCACTGGATAGGCGAAATTGAGGTGCATACAGAGGGCTTGAAGGTTTTTACGTTGCGTAGTACTGCAGACGTGATACAGTCGTCTGAAGAACTCTTCGCATATGATATCGTTCTCTTCTCGAGAACTAGATTCGAGAAAGAGGCAGATGACAAGAAACCTTCACCGTTGACAAAACTGCATTGGCTGAGGGTTATCGTCGATGAAGGACACAACGTGGCTGGCCACGGACATAAGACGACTATGACACACCTTCTTGATCAGATTAGTGTTGAGAGACGATGGGTTGTATCTGGGACTCCGTCCAGCGGGCTGTACGGAGTTGAAGTTAGCTTGGCCTCTCAGGAAACACACACAACCGACACCGATTTGACCGAGGCGACCACAGCCGTGCTCcgcgggaggaagaagactggGAAATCTGTCGATAATGAGTTCAAAGACCTGGATAAGCTGCGTCTGATAGTTGTTGAATTCTTGGGTCTCAAGCCTTGGTCCAACTCTAGAAACGACGACCCCGCCAATTGGACAACGTATATCAAACCCGTCGGACCCGATGGAAAGCGACGAAAGGCTCCGTCTCTGCGAGCAACCTTACAAAGCCTGGTTGTTCGCCACCAGCTGGATGTTATCCACAATGAGATTCCCCTGCCGCGGTTGCACAACAAGGTGGTGCATCTGGAACCAACATTCTACGACAAGCTGAGTCTGAACTtgttcatcttcatccttgcCGTCAACGCAGTCACGTCAGAGAGACAGGATCAAGATTACATGTTTCATCCACGGAACCGCAAACATCTCAGCCGTGTTATTAGCAATTTGCGGCAAGCTGGTTTCTGGTGGGCGGGCTCAGACTTTGAGTTGCAAGGAACCGTCGATGTCGCTGTCAAATATCTTGAGGACAACAGAGAGAAGATGAGTAAATATGATATTGCAATTCTTACGCAAGGAATTGCAATTGCACAAATTGCGCTTGACTCTGGTGGCTGGAATGGATTTAAGAAGATGCATGAGTTGGGTGTTTTCGTTTCGAATTTCCCACCAGAGGCCCGGAATTTCTGGGCATTAGATCCAGCTCAGTCTAATCGAGAGCCTTTGCTGTTAGGCATCTCTCAAGCGCGTTTGGCTCAACAGTTTGTCACAAAGCATCTAGGAGCTTGCGATCCGGCCGAGGGCTTAGCTGGTGCGGGTATCAAGATCCGTAGCGAGCTGTCCAACCGTGAAGGATTTGACGCCTCAACTACGCCCAAAAAGACTACACCTGAAAGCCCAGTCAAGagcaaggccaaggagacCTTTCTGAAAGGCTTTTACAAGGAACTGTCTCCAGAATCGCCGCTCATCCGAACCGAGCTAATCGCTACAGCATCAGCCAAGTTAACCTACCTGCTAGACCAGGTTCAGGAACACcacaaggaggaaaagatcatcatcttctATGACAACAATAACTCTGCATACTGGATTGCTGAGGGTCTTGAACTCCTCGGAATTGATTTCCGCATTTACGCCAACACCTTGAAACCAGCGCTTCGTGAAGAATATCTCACCTTGTTCCGCGAGTCCGACCACATCCGCGTGCTGCTAATGGATCTTCGTCAAGCCTCGCATGGTCTCCACATTGCACACGCATCGAGGGTTTACATTGTCAACCCTATTTGGCAGCCAAATATCGAGAGCCAAGCAATCAAGCGTGCCCACCGCATTGGACAAACCCGTCCTGTATTCGTGGAgaccctcgtcctccgagGCACACTGGAGGACAAGATTCTTCAACGCCGAAAGGCAATGTCCGACACAGAAATACAGAATGACCTCTTAGACGACAGCACTATGAGTTCAATAATCCGGCACGAGCGCTTCCTCCCCATGCCATTCCATGAAAGCTTGGCATCTCTCGCATATCTTAAGCATCCTACAGGCTTTTTCGACAAGCACCATCTCCCAGTTCCAGATAGTGCTGGAGCTAATACCGGAGCGGGGCCTGAGTATAAAATCCCCACAACACCGCCGAAACGGAAACGCAGTGTCAACTTAGGCTTTAATTTAGAGCCGGATCTTCTCACGCCAAAGCGACGACGAACTCCCCCGCGCTTGCAATTTCGTGATGCGAATGGGATAATCATGAATTCGCCGAGCCCACGACGGAGTGTCACTCCTACCCCCACCACCTTGTTCAATTTGCCATGA